The genomic stretch GAAAGTATACGCGTTAGGCGGAGATGGGAGGTGCACCTAATGAGACTACCTTTCTCAAGCTTTTAAATAGAGGTTTTAGATTCAGTTCAAAGGGTATTTCGATGGATTCAAGGTAATACATAAAGAAAATAGGTTTTCCTTAAATCTCAACAGGAGAGAATAATGAGAGCTTGAAGGCGAAACCTTTGCTTGAGGGATCGTTTGGGATGCTGCTCGAGCTCTTTCTTCTAGGGTCTAACTATAAAGCTACAGTTAGTAAGCGTAATTAATTCTCTTTTGTTAGGGTTATGTGTAGTCGTAATTATACTCATGTATTAATTACAGTCATGATGTTTTATGTAATTCTACTTAAACTTTAATATTGATGATTCTTCGTTCTTAATGCTAGTTTTGGATTAGCTATCTAAAACATGTTTTCATGGTAAGACTTGACATACGAGAGGTGTTGGTCGTTACTAAATTCAAATTTAGGCTATGTAAGCTAATGTTTAGAGATAGGGTTAGGTTTAATATTTGCACATATATTGATAAGATATCTTTATTCCCTATTGAAACTTAATGGATTGTATTCAATCTCTAAATTGAGATGAAATCACTTATGTTATAAATTTGGGAGAAAAGTTGTATTTTCCatcttatattttcaaaaaaaaaattaaatttaattctaAAATGTGATTGAAATAGAAGGCGGAAAATATTGAGGTTGATATTATGATgggaaattttttttttgacaaatccAAGATTATTTTGTCTCATTTTTCATTATCaaatatatatgatataataTTAAATGTATCTAAAGTTTATAACTCAATGATTAAGAATGAGTTACAAACAACcaactatataaaaaaaatccattGAACCAAATGAGACAAAAGAACTATAACTAACTCACCTAACAAACCTCAACTAACATAACATAGTTAATTTTGAAACTAGCTGTCAAAAATACTGTAACtatcaaaacaaaatataaaactaTTAGGGGTGTGCAACTGCACCATCTACCATGTAAATTATGCCATTATAAACCTAAATGTTGAAAATACTTTAATGTCCAAgaattgtaattattttttacgTATCTTCATATCAAAATTTTGAAAGTGTTTTaaaattgtaattttattttcaatattatcttatttatcatttaaaaatttatCGTCCTACGTACAATTGTACATTTAATACTTCACCTAATTTACAGATGAACTTCTTTCAAGAGTGATGTAGCTGTCACATGTAACAATACTACTCTACACGATAAGTAAATCAATTTATATTGCATCCAAAGATTATAATTTTCAAAtaggataaataaataaaaaaaatagtaaaagtaagttttatgatttaaaatgagACTAATATAATACCTATAAATTACctatttaaaaccttttttcatGTACTTCCAATTAAATTATGTCAAATAGATAAATACACTTGaaaaattaataatctaataaaGACATGTTAAGGGATCCAAAAACGTGCAAGAAAATTAATAAGCCATTAAGAGATGGTGACGCACAGACAGTAAGTACACTAGTGCCCTGTCCTCCATTCCATCCACTACTAATCAACCAAATATCACAAGAGAAACAAAGGAAAAGTAGCCAAAtcaagatcaaacatggaaggaGAAATCAACAATTTCATCATGGTATGGACTATAGCTGCAGCAACCATGTCCTATTGCCACACAATTGGCAACCTAATCTCTCATGGCACACCAAGACTCATAGCTCTCTTACCAGCCATAATCCTCCTCTTTCTCCTCCCTCTAAGACTCACCTCAATCCACCTTGGAGGCCCCACTTCTTTCTTCCTTGGTTGGCTTTCCACCTTCAAACTCTTCCTCTTTGCCTTTAACAAAGGTCCTCTCTCATCTAACCCTCCTCTCTCTTTACTTCATTTCATCTCCTTAGCATCCCTTCCCATCAAATTCCAACACCAAACCAATAATAATAACCTCAAAAAAGACCACAAATCTAAATCAAAACAAACCCTTAGGTACACATATGCAACTATTATTATCATATTAGCTTTATTAATTCCACTATATAGTAAAAAAGAAAATCTCCATccaaaatttgtttatttattatacgCTTTCCACATGTATATTGGTCTTGAATTTTTCTTTGCTTTGGCATCAATGTTTACTACAAAGCTTCTAAGTGTTGAGTTAGAGCCACAATTCGATAAACCATATCTAAGCACTTCACTTCAAGAATTTTGGGGGAAAAGGTGGAACATTACGGTGAATCGTGTACTACACCCCACCGTATACGAACCAGTGATGACTCTTTGCAGCCGTTGGATTGGAAGAAAGTGGGCCCCACTCCCCGCAATTCTCGCTACGTTCACCGTGTCGGCTGTAATGCATGAAGTTGTTTTCTATTACATCAAACGAGAGAAACGCACGTGGGAAACATGGGAACCCTCGTGGGATGCTACGTGCTTTTTTATTTTACATGGGGTGTGTTTGGCTGTTCAAGTTGGGATTAAAAAAGCTTTTGGAGAGAAAGTGCGGTTGCCGACGGTGGTTTCGTGGTTGCTCACGGTGGTGTTTGTGATGTATACGACGTTGTGGCTGTTTGTGCCGGCGCTTGTGCGGTGTCGTGTTTATGAAAAGGGATCGAGGGAGATGAGTGCATTGAATGAGTTCTTGAATGAAGTGTACGATGTTGTAACTGTAAGGGTTGGTTTTTTCTATATGCAGAGAAAAAGTCTATTCTTCTAAAATATCTATTCTAAGGTGGGACAGTTCTTTTTGTTTGTATTAATTAATTCATCTTTGTTTTTTTCGTGTATCTCAAGTTCTTTAGATTCTTTTGGTTTATATTTCATCTGTTTTTCATAAgtcttattttttactttttacacgTTATAAGTTTTACTACTTTTTGGACAATAATTGTACTTTTATTTATACGTGGATTTTTATCTACCCAACACAAAAATTTGGTAGAGCTATCTTTAATATAAAATGTTTTGGAAACGACCAATAagtatactatttaataattaattaaataagacaaAATTAAATGATACAAAGTGATTGATGAAATGTATACTATCCaattttttgtgatgggtaaagaAGTTGttctatttattataataatacttttaattattaa from Vicia villosa cultivar HV-30 ecotype Madison, WI linkage group LG4, Vvil1.0, whole genome shotgun sequence encodes the following:
- the LOC131599863 gene encoding long-chain-alcohol O-fatty-acyltransferase-like, coding for MEGEINNFIMVWTIAAATMSYCHTIGNLISHGTPRLIALLPAIILLFLLPLRLTSIHLGGPTSFFLGWLSTFKLFLFAFNKGPLSSNPPLSLLHFISLASLPIKFQHQTNNNNLKKDHKSKSKQTLRYTYATIIIILALLIPLYSKKENLHPKFVYLLYAFHMYIGLEFFFALASMFTTKLLSVELEPQFDKPYLSTSLQEFWGKRWNITVNRVLHPTVYEPVMTLCSRWIGRKWAPLPAILATFTVSAVMHEVVFYYIKREKRTWETWEPSWDATCFFILHGVCLAVQVGIKKAFGEKVRLPTVVSWLLTVVFVMYTTLWLFVPALVRCRVYEKGSREMSALNEFLNEVYDVVTVRVGFFYMQRKSLFF